CGCCAGACCGGCGGCGGAGGCCGTTTCCAAGAATCCGCGCCGACTCGCGCGAATGGTCGCTTCGCTCACCGTCATCCCTCGTCAATGCGTTTGCGGTAGCCGATTGGCAGTTGGTCAAACCGCTCATCGTACTGACGATAAGATGCCGCTCGCAAGCGCGAGGCGCTGCGGAACGCGAGGGAGCGTGTTGACTAAGCGCGGCGCCGCCGGCGTGCCGCCATGCCCAACGTGGCCGCGGCCACCAGCGCCATGACCAAGGTGGAAGGTTCGGGAACGCCCGCGATGCTGAACAGATTGTCGTTGATGTGCATGCCGTTTTTTGCCAACTGACCAGGCGGCGCGTTCACGTCGATTTCAAATAGCGTTGCTGTGTTGTCGGGTTGGTAGCGCAAAGCGCGGAACACGCCATTGCTGATATCGAATTCCGATATATAGATCGGATGCAAAGGCGCAAAGCGCCCGAAGTCGTGGAGCACATTGCCGGTCACGAGATCAAGCTGATAGAGGCTGGCATAGCCGCCGTACAGCGTGCCGTCGGACGCAAACTCGATCGCTCTCACGAATAGTGGTGAAGTATAGGTGGTTATGTAAGTGAGGTCGCCACTATTGGGATCGACCTTATAGAGGGTGCTACCCGAATTTGACACGGCGTAAAGTTCGCCGGTCGGCGACACCGTCATCGATGCCATGAGAATGGGCGCGCCACCATTGTAGGTGAGCGGTCCGATCAAGGTTCGCGCGGCGGTAACCGGATCGATCCTGAAGAGTTCTTCGTCGGCGCCCCACAGCGTTTGATGCGCTGGATCGTGGTCGAGGCCCACATACAGCGCAATTTGGTTGGGAGGCCCGACCCGCTCCAATTTGCCGTCGATCAAATCAACGTTTACCAATGAAAACTCAAGGTCTCGATCGTCAAAGTTCACGCCTGTGCCACCCAACAACTGAAATGCGGCGTTGGCGTCTCTTGGCAAATCAAAAACGGCAACCAGGCCTAACGCGGTGACGATCGCGACAAGGCGCGGCGCAACGCTCATACGGCGGCGGAATCGGTTCATCCAGCCCTCGAAAACTTGGGGAGTTAGTGAAGCAAAAGAAGGTTCAATTCGCGAACGGCTTCACTAGCGACTCCATGAGGGCGTTTGGTAGATCGACACTACGATAGCAAGCCGCGCTTCCCGGCTCAACTCGGCGGCGCGCCATTCAAGCCCTCGCGCCGGAGCGACCCTTAATGCGTCAGCTTCTTGTATCGAATCCGCTTCGGCTGGTCGGCGTCGGTCCCCAGCCGCTCGTGCCGCTGCTGCTCGTAGGTGTTGAAGTTCCCCTCGCACCAGTGGACGTAGCTGTCCCCCTCGAACGCCAGAATGTGCGTCGCCACGCGATCCAAAAACCAGCGATCGTGGCTAATGACCACCACGCAGCCGGCGTAGTTGAGAATCGCCTCCTCCAGCGCCCGCAGCGTGTCGACATCCAGATCGTTGGTCGGCTCGTCCAACAGCAGCACGTTCGACCCGCGCCGCAACAGCTTGGCCAGATGCACCCGGTTGCGCTCGCCGCCGGAGAGGCTGCCCACCAGCTTTTGCTGGTCCGGTCCCTGAAAGTTGAACCGCGCCACGTAGGCCCGCGAGTTGATCTTGCGCCCGCCGAGTTCAATGGTGTCGTGCCCGCCCGAGATCACTTCGTACACCGTCTGCTCCGGATCGAGCGCATCGCGATTTTGGTCGACGTAGCCGAGCTCCACCGTCGGCCCCACGCGTATCTCGCCGCTGTCGGGCTGCTCCTCCCCCACGATCATCCGAAACAACGTCGTCTTGCCCACGCCGTTGGGGCCGATCACCCCCACGATGCCGCCCGGCGGCAATCGGAAGCTCAAGTTGTCGATCAATAGCTGGTCGCCATACCCCTTCGACAGGTTCTTGGCCTCGATCACCAGGTCCCCCAAATGTTTGCCCGGCGGAATCTGGATCTCGAACTCGTCGAGCTTCTCTTGAAACTGCTGCTGCGACAGTTCTTCATACGCCTTGATGCGGGCCTTGTTCTTGGCCTGCCGCGCGCGGGGAGCGAGTCGAATCCACTCCAACTCGCGGTCCAACGTCTTTTGCCGCGCCGAGGCGGCCTTCTCCTCCCCCGCCAGCCGCTGCTTCTTTTGTTCCAGCCAACTGCTGTAGTTCCCCTCCCAAGGAATCCCGCGGCCGCGATCCAGCTCCAGGATCCAGCCCGCCACATTGTCGAGAAAGTAGCGATCGTGCGTGATGGCCACCACCGTGCCGGTGTACTCCTGCAAGTGGCGTTCGAGCCAGGCCACGCTCTCGGCGTCCAGGTGATTCGTCGGCTCGTCCAACAAGAGCAGGTCGGGGTGTTCCAACAGTATCTTGCACAGCGCCACGCGCCGCCTTTCGCCGCCAGAGAGCTTGGTCACGTCGGCATCGCCTGGCGGCAGGTTCATCGCGTCCATCGCGATCTCGACCTGTCGATCCAACTCCCAGGCGTTCAAAGTCTCGATCTGATCCTGCACCTTGGCCTGCTCCGCGAGGAGCTTTTCCATTTCCTCGGGCTCCATCGGTTCGCCGAACCGCGCGTTGATCGCGTCGTAACGATCGAGCACCGCCCGCGTCTTGGCCACCGCCTCTTGCACGTTGCCCCACACATCCTTGTCGGGGTTAAGTTGCGGCTCCTGCGACAAATAGCCCGCCGTGAAGCCGTCGGTCAGCCGCGCCTCGCCATCAAACTCGCGGTCGATGCCCGCCATGATTCGCAAGAGCGTGCTCTTGCCCGAGCCGTTCCGCCCCAAGACGCCGATCTTGGCGCCGGGATAAAACGCCAGCCAGATGTTTTCGAGCACCGCCTTCTGGTGGTACTTCTTGGTCAACTCGCCAATTTGATAGATGTATTGCTTGCCCATAGTCGTATTGAATAGTTCGCTAGTGACGAAGGAATAGTTTCAGTTCACGGTCGCCGTGGCGTGCATGCGACCAACACGATTGCCGCAACATGGCCACGACTTGGTGGGCGCCTGCTCACTCCCACTCGATCGTGGCTGGCGGCTTGGAGCTGATGTCGTACACCACGCGGTTGACGCCGCGCACCTCGTTGATGATCCGGTTCGACAGCCGGGCCAACAGGTCGTACGGCAGGTGACACCAGTCGGCGGTCATAAAGTCCTCGGTCTGCACCGCCCGCACCGCGATCACGTCTTCGTACGTCCGCGCGTCCCCCATCACGCCTACCGTTTGCACCGGCAGCAGCACGGCGAACACCTGCGACGTCTGCCGATACAGCCCCGCCGCGCGAATCTCCTCGATCACAATCGCGTCCGCCTCGCGCAGCTTGTCGAGCCGCTCCTTGGTCACCTCCCCCAGACAGCGCACCGCCAAACCGGGGCCAGGGAACGGATGACGCCAGACAATCTCCTCGGGCAATCCCAATTGCAGGCCCAGCCGGCGCACCTCGTCTTTGAACAGGTCGCGCAGCGGTTCGACCAGCTTGAAGCCCAGCTTCTCCGGCAGGCCGCCGACATTGTGATGCAGCTTGATCGTCGCGGCCGGGCCATCGGCGGCGGCGCCGCTTTCGATCACGTCGGGATAGAGCGTCCCTTGCGCCAAAAACTCCACGTCCCTTATCTTGGTCGCCTCGTCGACAAAGCAATCGATGAACGCCCGGCCAATCCGCCGCCGCTTCTCCTGCGGTTCGGCGATGCCGGCCAACTCGCGCAAGAAGCGCTGCTCGCCTTGCACCACATGCAGATCGGTTTGAAAGTGCCCGGTGAACTCGCGGATCACCATCGCCGCTTCGTCCTTGCGCAACAGGCCGTTGTCGACCAGGATGCACGACAATTGCGGCCCAATGGCCTGATACAGTAGCGCCGCCACCACCGCCGAATCGACCCCCCCCGACAACCCGCAAATCACACGCGCGTCGCCAATCTCGGCCCGCATCGCCTCGATCGTGCGGGCGGCGAAGTCTTCCATGTTCCAACTCGCCGAGGCATGGCAAACCGTGTGCAAAAAGTTGCCCAGCACCAAGGCCCCCCAGGCGGTGTGCGTCACTTCCGGATGAAACTGCAAGCCATAGATCGGCAGCTTGCGATGCTTGACCGCCGCGATGGGACACGTGCCGGTGCGGGCCAAGGGGGCAAAATCGTCCGACACCTGGCTCACCTGATCGCCGTGGCTCATCCAGGCGTCGATCGCCTCGGGCACGCCGGCGAAAATCGGGTCGGCGTGGGTGATCTCGACCCGCGCCCGGCCAAACTCGCGGGCCGGGGCGTTTTGCACCTGCCCTCCCAGCGATTCGCAGGCAAGCTGCATCCCATAGCAAATGCCGAGGATCGGGATGCCGAGCCGAAAAATCTCCGGATCGCACTTCGGCGCCCCCTGCTCATACACGCTCATCGGCCCGCCGGAGAGGATGATCCCCTGCGGCGCAATCTCGCGCACCCGCGCGGCCGACAGGTCATGCCGCACAATCTCGCAGTACACCTGCTGCTCGCGCACTCGCCGCGCGATGAGCTGGGCGTATTGCGAGCCAAAGTCGAAGACCAGCACCTTTTCGGCGGTCAGTCCGCTGGCGCCGGCAGCGGGCGTTTGAGCCACGGTCGTCATCGATCCGTCGATTCCCTGGGGCCAGAAACGAAAAAAGGCCCGTACGCGGACGGGCTTCGACGCCCGATTATATCGGCCAGCCAGGGCCAGCGCCTAGCGGTCGATCACTCCGCCGTCGTGGGGTCGATCATCGCCCGCACCTCCGAAACGCGGTTGGCCGGAAAGCCCCCCTGCCGGGCGTGCTCTTCAATCATGGCCTGGTTGGGCGCGATGTACACGCAATATATCTTGTCGTCGGTCACGTAGCTTTCGACCCATTGAATCTGCGGACCCAAATTCCGCAGCACGCCGCACGACGTTTGCGAGGCTCCTTTCAACTCCGCCGCGGTCAACTTCCCCGCGCCGGGCATCTCGCGTTCGATCACAAACTTCGGCATGGTGACCTCCCTTAAACTTCTGCTTCAAGACCCTCGCCCCGGTACTCCGGGGAGAGGGCAGGGTGAGGGGCGAAGCGGCGAACGGCGACCTCGCCCAAAACGGTGCTGAAAGTGGAACCAGTCATTGAATGGCGCTGATGACCTATTTCGCCACGGCCTTTCTCTTGCTCGCGCCGCCATTGGCTTCCGCCGCAAGCTGCTGTTGCCACTGCTCCAAAAGCTGTAGCGCCGCCAGCGGCGTCAAGTCGTTCAAGTCGAGCGTTCGTAATTGCTCCATCAGCGGATGCTCGATCGGCGCGAACAAGGTGAGTTGCATGCGCCCCACGCGCTGCCGCGCCCGTCCGCCCGCGATCTTGGGGCGCCCCGCTTCGTCGAGATGCTGGTTTTCTAACTGCGACAGTATCTCCTTCGCCCGTTCCACCACCTCGCGCGGCACACCCGCCAGTCGCGCCACCTGAATGCCGTAGCTCTTGTCCGCCGCCCCTTCCACGATCTTATGCAGAAAGACCACTTCCTCTTGCCACTCGCGCACCGCCACGTTCAGGTTCTTGACGCCCGGCAGCGTGCGCTCCAGGTCGGCCAATTCGTGATAGTGCGTGGCGAACAGCGTGCGGCAGCCAAGCCGGTCGTGCAGATGCTCGACCACCGCCCAGGCCAGCGACACGCCATCGTAGGTGCTGGTGCCGCGGCCAATCTCGTCCAGGATCACCAGGCTCCGCTCGCTGGCGCTATTCAAGATCCGCGCCGTCTCGGTCATCTCCACCATGAAGGTGCTCTGCCCGCGCGATAGCTCATCGCTGGCGCCCACCCGCGCGAAGATGCGATCAGCGACGCCGATCGTCGCCTCGCGCGCCGGCACAAAGCTGCCCATCTGCGCCATCAAGGTGATGAGGGCCACCTGACGGATATAAGTGCTCTTGCCCGCCATGTTGGGGCCGGTGATGAGTAGCATTGTCGGCGACTCCCCCCCCGCCTCGACATCGTTGGGGACGAAGGTGCCAGCCGGGTTGATGATGTCCAGCACCGGATGCCGTCCGTCGCGGATCGCCAGCCGTGGCTCATCGACCAATTGCGGCCGGCAGTAACCGCGCGTGCGCGCCAGATCGGCAAAGCTGGCCAGCACGTCCAGTTGCGCCAGTACGGCGGCCGTGACCTGCAACCGGCGCCCGTTAGCGGCTACCTGCTCGCGCAGCGCGATGAACAGGTCGTACTCCAAATCCTTGGCCTGCGTATCGGCGGTCAGCACCTTCTCTTCGTATTCCTTCAGCTCTGGCGTGATGTAACGTTCGGCGTTCTTGATCGTCTGCTTGCGAATGTACTCCGCCGGAATCTTGTGCCCGTGCGTGTGCGTCACCTCGATGTAGTAGCCAAACACCTTGTTGTAGCCCACCTTCAGGCTGGTGATGCCGGTGCGCTCGGTCTCGCTGGCCTGATAGTTGGCGATCCACTGCTTTCCGCCGGCGGCCAGATCGCGCAGCGTGTCGAGCTGCGCGTGATACCCCGCCCGCACAATGCCCCCTTCGCGCGTGGCCAGCGGGCACTCGGCCTCCAGCGCCGCGTCGAGCTTGGCCCGCAGATCAACGCATAGATCAAGCTCCCCTTCCAACCGATTCAACAGCGCGCTCGCCCGCGCCGCCAGCTTGGCCTTGAGCGGCGGCAACTGGTGCAGCGTGCGATTCAAAAAACTGAGATCGCGCGGCGTCGCCCGGCCAGCGATGGTGCGGGCAATGAGTCGCTCCACGTCGTAGACCCGCTTGAGCTGTTCGCGCAGCGCTTCCAGCAGCGGCGGATTGGCCACCAGTTCGGCCACGGCGTCAAGCCGCTCCTCCAGCGCCCCCCGATCGGTCAGCGGGTTGGCTACCCAATCAGCCAACAAGCGCGATCCCATCGCGGTTTGCGTGCGGTCGAGCACGCCCAACAGCGAGCCCTCGCGCCGCTCGTCGCGCAGTGTGCGGGTGATCTCCAGGCTGCGCCGCGTGGCCTGATCGATCTCCAAACAGGCGCCTGCCCGGTAGGCCGACAGCGCGGCGATATGGTCCAGGTTGCACTTTTGCGTCTCGGCCAGGTATTCCAAAATCGCCCCCGCCGCCCGAATCGCGGGGCCGTCGTCGTCGCCAAAGCCAAAGCCTTCGAGCGTGGCCGTGCCAAAGTGATCTAGCAGCCGCTGCCGCGCGGCCGCCAGTCCAAACGCCCAGGCCGGGCGCTTGGTGACCACGCAGCGCAGTGACGCCGGCAAGTCGGCGCCCTGTTCGTTGGCGCCCTGCTCGTCGGCGATCAGGCACTCGGCCGGCGCAATCCGCGCTAGCTCGTCGGCCAGTCGCGCCGGTGCCACCCGCGCGGCCGAAAATCGCCCTGTCGACAGGTCAATCCAGGCCAGCCCCAGTTGCTCGTCGCCAATCACCGCCGCCAGATAGTTCGGCTCGCGTGGATCGAGCAGCGCGTCGTCGGTCACCGTGCCCGGCGAGACGACGCGCGTCACTTCGCGCTTGACGAGGCCCTGCGCCTTCTTGGGGTCTTCCACCTGTTCGCAGATCGCCACGCGCCGGCCAGCGGCGATCAGTTTGGCCAGATACGCGTCCAACTGGTGATAGGGAAAGCCCGCCATCGGAATGGCGTTCTCCCCTTTTTCGCGACTGGTGAGCGCGAGATTCAGAATGCGCGCGGCCGCCTTGGCGTCGTCGTGAAACAGCTCATAAAAGTCCCCCATGCGAAACAGCAATATCGCCTCGGGACAGGCCCGTTTGGCGTCTTCGTACTGCTGCATCATGGGAGTCGGCGGCATGCGTGTGAACCCGCGGCGCGCTAGGAAATGGGACCGCGCTTCCGTGAGCGCGGCGACGGCGCATGCTAGCAGAACGCGGTAAGCCCCCTCAAGACGCGCGACGCGCCCACAGGCTGTTTAGATGCCCCAGGCAAGCAGCCGGCAGACGCCAGGACCGCTACGAGACGAATTGATCGTCCGCCTCGTCGGCGTGCAGGATCAGTTCGCCCGTGTCTTCGAGACGGCGAACGACATCGACGATTTGCTGCTGCGTTTGCTCGACCGCCGACAGGCGCACCTGCCCCAGGTAGCCCATCTCCTCGCGCAGCATCTCCGCCGCGCGACTCGACATGTTGGCCAAGATCTTCTCCTTGAGCTCGTCGCTGGCGCCCTTGAGGGCCAGGGCCCACTGCGAAGTCTCGACGTTCTTGAGGACCGTTTGAATGTCCTTGGCGCTGAACTTGTTCAGGTCCTCGAACACGAACATCAAGCGGCGAATGTCCTCGACCAGCGCGGGATCGTCCTGCGCCAGGTTCTCCAGCAGCATCCGTTCGGTCGCGCGGTCGCTCACGTTCAAGATGCCCGCCACGCTCTCGACGCCCCCCGCTTTCTCAAACGACTGGCTCATCACGCTGGCCATGCGCTTTTCCAGCCCCCGCTCCACCTGCTGAATGACCTCGGGGTTGGTTTGCCCCATGGTGGCGATGCGGCGAATGACCGACAACTGCCGATCCTGCGGCAGTCCCTTCAGAATTTCGGCCGCTCGCGATGCCGGCACATGCGTCAAGATCAACGCGATCGTCTGCGGGTGCTCGTCGATAAGGAACGTGAGCAGGTTCTGGCTGTCCACCCGCTGCAAAAAGGCGAACGGTAACGCCTCGATCTGTTGACGCACGTTGTCCAGCGTGCCGCCGGCGCTCTTGCCAAACGCCTTTTCGACCAGTCGTTTGGCGACGTCCAGGCCGCCCGATTCGCCGATCAGCGCATTCGGATTCGCGTCGGCGAAGTGCTTGATGACCTCTTGCTGCTCGTCGCCGCTGACGGCGCCGATCCGGGCGATCTCGATCGAAACCTGTTCCACCTGCTTCGAGTCGAGCTTCGCGAGGATTTGGGCCGCTTCCTCCTCCGGCAAACTCATCAGCACGACGGCCGCTTTGCGCAATTCGTTTCCGCTAGCCGCGTTCATGCAATCGCCGAGGTGAGGGCGCCAGACAAGATACCCGCCACGCGCGCGGACTGGGCCGGGCGGCGGCACATCAATCGGTATCGGCTGCGCAATCGCTACGGCTTGAGTCGATCGATCCGCCCCGTTACCAGCAGTCGGACGATTACTGCGGTAGTTCGCGAATCTTCAGATTCCGGAAATCCAGCCGCGAACCGTGATTCTGCAGTCCAATGTGCCCCTTGTTGCGCTCCAGCCCTGGATGCGCGGCGATCTTGTCCAGGTGCATCGACAAGTCCGCGTCGACCACCTGCTTGTCGTTCACCCAAACCTTGACCTTATGGCGATCGCAGACGATGCGCATCGTCTGCCACTCGCCCGCCTTCTTGGTCACCCGTGGCTCGGCCGCCACCACGTCGTAGACGCTGCCAGTGTATTGCGACGGCTTCAGATTCTCGTACTCCTTGGCGTAGTCGTCGAGCACCTGAATCTCCATGCCCGCGTACGCCGGATTGCCTTGCCGCGGGGCGCGCAAGAACACGCCGCTGTTGCCGCCGGGCGGCACTTTGAATTCGAGCTCCAGATCAAAATTGGCGAATTCTTTGCTGGTCGAAAGCCAACCGCCGCCGCTCCCTTCACAAACCAACAGGCCATCCTCCGCGCGCCAGGCATCGGCCGGACCATCGACCGCTTCCCAACCGGTCAGATCCTTGCCATTGAACAGCGGCTGCCACTGGTCGTCGGCAACTGCGGGAGAGATGGTCAGCGCGGCGAAGGCGAAACAGAGCATAAGCAATGTACGGTGCATGATGGTTTTCATCCTCTGGAAAACGAACGCAACGGCGCAAATTCAAAGTCGCTGCGTGGAATACGAGTGGCAATCGCCTTTGGAACTAAAGATAGCTTGGTCCATTTGCGGGTCAGGCCGACTATTCTAGTCGTTCATCCAGCGTGTGACAGCAACCTGTTCGGTATTTCGCCGCGCGGTTGCGGGTGCTCTAATCATGAGGGGAATTCCGGCTGCATTGTGCTCAAAAGGCCCACCAGTGCCGCATCGCGCTTGCCGCAACTATCGGCTGACTCGCGCCTGTTCTCGCCGCGAGCTATTGCGCGCCGGCGGGGCGAGCCTGCTCGGCTTGTCGCTCGCCGATCTCTTGCGGGGCCGCGCGGTCGCCAACGATAGCGTCGCCGGCGGCAGTTTCGGCCGCGCCAAGCGCTGCATCCTGCTCTTCATGTGGGGGGGCCCCGCGCAGCAAGACACCTGGGATCTCAAACCGCTCGCTCCTGCCGAGGTCCGCGGCGAGTTCCAGCCCATCGCCACGCGCACGCCGGGAATTGAAATCTGCGAACACTTTCCCCGCCTGGCCCAGCGCAGCGACCATCTGGCCATCATCCGCTCGATGACGCACAACAACGTCGATCACCTGCGCGCCACGCATTTTCTGCTCACCGGCCAGCCGCCCCCGGTGGGGGGCGATTTCGCGCACGATTGGCCCAGCATGGGCGCGGTGCTCGCCCGGCTCGGCCGCGGCCGCGATCCGCTCCCCCCGTTCGTCTCCATGCGACCGAAGCTGCCGAACGACGTCCCCCGCTTTGTCGAAGAGAGCCATGGACAATTCGCCGGCTGGTTGGGCGCCGCCTACGATCCCTTGTCGATCGACGCCGACCCGAGCCGCCCCGATTACCGCGTCGGCGATTTTGAACGCCCCGCCGAAATTTCCGTCGACCGCCTCGACGACCGGCGTGCGCTACTCACCGCGATCGACGCCCAGCGCCGCGCCACCGACGAATCCGTCGCCGGCATGTCGCGCCATTACCAGCGCGCTTTCGACATGCTCAACTCCGCCGTGGGCCGCGGCGCCTTCCGCTTGGAAGATGAGCCTGCCGAACTGCGCGAGCGCTATGGCCTCAATCCGCACGGCCAATCGGTGCTCCAGGCCCGCCGCTTGATCGAACGCGATGTGCCGCTCGTCACCATCTTCTGGCCCAACGACGGCATCAAGAACGTAAGCGTTTATTGGGACACGCACAGCCGCAACTTCGTCGACCTCAAGGAGCGGCTGATGCCGGTGGCCGATCAGGCGTTCAGCGCCCTGCTCGACGACCTGTCCCAGCGCGGACTGCTTGAAGAGACGCTCGTCATCTGGACCGGCGAATTCGGCCGCACCCCCAAAATTGGCCAGGTCAACAGCGATGCCGGCGCTGGCGCCGATGGTCGCGACCATTGGCCCCACTGCTTCACTTCGGTCCTCGCCGGAGGCGGCGTGCGCGGCGGACAGGTGTATGGCGCCTCCGATCGCTTCGCGGCTTATCCCGCCGCTAACCCCGTGCGACCAGTCGACCTGACCGCCACCGCCTATCACCTGCTCGGCGTGCCCAGCGAACTCACGCTGCAAGACCGCTCAGGCCGCCCGCTGGTGGTCTGCCCCGGCACGCCGCTTCACGACCTGCTGGTTTAACCACGAAACCGCTGCTCGCTGGCCGCATCTCTTCGCCGCCACCGGCAGGCGCGCTACAATCGGCGGATGAACCGCGAGCACATCCACTTCGTCACTGGCCGACTGGCAGAACATGCCTTGCGCCGGCAAGTGGCTGAACTGGCGGCGCAAGTCGACTTCGACGCCTCAATCAGCGTGCTCTCGATCAGCGTCGCCGCGCTCATGACCACGCAGTGGGCCGCGCGCAAACTGCAAATACCGCCGGGCGTCACGCGGGTGCTGCTGCCAGGGCTTTGCGGCGGCGACCTCTCGGTAGTCCAGCAGGCCATCGGCGTGCCGGTCGAGCGCGGTCCCAGCGATCTGCGCGAGCTGCCCGAGTATTTTGGCCAAGCGCCCACCCGCGACTACGGCGCTTACGACATCGAGATCCTGGCCGAGATCAACCACGCGCCGCGGATCAAGCTGGACGAACTGCTGGCCCAAGCCGAGGCGCTCGCCGCCGACGGCGCCGATGTCATCGATCTGGGGTGCGACCCCGCGCACGCCTGGAGCGGTGTCGCCGAGGCGGTTCGCGCGCTCCGCGACCGCGGTCTGCGCGTCTCGATCGACAGCATGCGCCCGGCCGAGATCGCGGCCGCCTGCGCCGCCGGCGCCGAACTGGTGCTGTCGGTGAATCAAACCAACCGTGACGCGGCGGCCGACTGGGGCGCCGA
The sequence above is a segment of the Pirellulales bacterium genome. Coding sequences within it:
- a CDS encoding PEP-CTERM sorting domain-containing protein; protein product: MNRFRRRMSVAPRLVAIVTALGLVAVFDLPRDANAAFQLLGGTGVNFDDRDLEFSLVNVDLIDGKLERVGPPNQIALYVGLDHDPAHQTLWGADEELFRIDPVTAARTLIGPLTYNGGAPILMASMTVSPTGELYAVSNSGSTLYKVDPNSGDLTYITTYTSPLFVRAIEFASDGTLYGGYASLYQLDLVTGNVLHDFGRFAPLHPIYISEFDISNGVFRALRYQPDNTATLFEIDVNAPPGQLAKNGMHINDNLFSIAGVPEPSTLVMALVAAATLGMAARRRRRA
- the ettA gene encoding energy-dependent translational throttle protein EttA, giving the protein MGKQYIYQIGELTKKYHQKAVLENIWLAFYPGAKIGVLGRNGSGKSTLLRIMAGIDREFDGEARLTDGFTAGYLSQEPQLNPDKDVWGNVQEAVAKTRAVLDRYDAINARFGEPMEPEEMEKLLAEQAKVQDQIETLNAWELDRQVEIAMDAMNLPPGDADVTKLSGGERRRVALCKILLEHPDLLLLDEPTNHLDAESVAWLERHLQEYTGTVVAITHDRYFLDNVAGWILELDRGRGIPWEGNYSSWLEQKKQRLAGEEKAASARQKTLDRELEWIRLAPRARQAKNKARIKAYEELSQQQFQEKLDEFEIQIPPGKHLGDLVIEAKNLSKGYGDQLLIDNLSFRLPPGGIVGVIGPNGVGKTTLFRMIVGEEQPDSGEIRVGPTVELGYVDQNRDALDPEQTVYEVISGGHDTIELGGRKINSRAYVARFNFQGPDQQKLVGSLSGGERNRVHLAKLLRRGSNVLLLDEPTNDLDVDTLRALEEAILNYAGCVVVISHDRWFLDRVATHILAFEGDSYVHWCEGNFNTYEQQRHERLGTDADQPKRIRYKKLTH
- the guaA gene encoding glutamine-hydrolyzing GMP synthase, whose product is MTTVAQTPAAGASGLTAEKVLVFDFGSQYAQLIARRVREQQVYCEIVRHDLSAARVREIAPQGIILSGGPMSVYEQGAPKCDPEIFRLGIPILGICYGMQLACESLGGQVQNAPAREFGRARVEITHADPIFAGVPEAIDAWMSHGDQVSQVSDDFAPLARTGTCPIAAVKHRKLPIYGLQFHPEVTHTAWGALVLGNFLHTVCHASASWNMEDFAARTIEAMRAEIGDARVICGLSGGVDSAVVAALLYQAIGPQLSCILVDNGLLRKDEAAMVIREFTGHFQTDLHVVQGEQRFLRELAGIAEPQEKRRRIGRAFIDCFVDEATKIRDVEFLAQGTLYPDVIESGAAADGPAATIKLHHNVGGLPEKLGFKLVEPLRDLFKDEVRRLGLQLGLPEEIVWRHPFPGPGLAVRCLGEVTKERLDKLREADAIVIEEIRAAGLYRQTSQVFAVLLPVQTVGVMGDARTYEDVIAVRAVQTEDFMTADWCHLPYDLLARLSNRIINEVRGVNRVVYDISSKPPATIEWE
- a CDS encoding DUF4242 domain-containing protein; translation: MPKFVIEREMPGAGKLTAAELKGASQTSCGVLRNLGPQIQWVESYVTDDKIYCVYIAPNQAMIEEHARQGGFPANRVSEVRAMIDPTTAE
- the mutS gene encoding DNA mismatch repair protein MutS; the encoded protein is MPPTPMMQQYEDAKRACPEAILLFRMGDFYELFHDDAKAAARILNLALTSREKGENAIPMAGFPYHQLDAYLAKLIAAGRRVAICEQVEDPKKAQGLVKREVTRVVSPGTVTDDALLDPREPNYLAAVIGDEQLGLAWIDLSTGRFSAARVAPARLADELARIAPAECLIADEQGANEQGADLPASLRCVVTKRPAWAFGLAAARQRLLDHFGTATLEGFGFGDDDGPAIRAAGAILEYLAETQKCNLDHIAALSAYRAGACLEIDQATRRSLEITRTLRDERREGSLLGVLDRTQTAMGSRLLADWVANPLTDRGALEERLDAVAELVANPPLLEALREQLKRVYDVERLIARTIAGRATPRDLSFLNRTLHQLPPLKAKLAARASALLNRLEGELDLCVDLRAKLDAALEAECPLATREGGIVRAGYHAQLDTLRDLAAGGKQWIANYQASETERTGITSLKVGYNKVFGYYIEVTHTHGHKIPAEYIRKQTIKNAERYITPELKEYEEKVLTADTQAKDLEYDLFIALREQVAANGRRLQVTAAVLAQLDVLASFADLARTRGYCRPQLVDEPRLAIRDGRHPVLDIINPAGTFVPNDVEAGGESPTMLLITGPNMAGKSTYIRQVALITLMAQMGSFVPAREATIGVADRIFARVGASDELSRGQSTFMVEMTETARILNSASERSLVILDEIGRGTSTYDGVSLAWAVVEHLHDRLGCRTLFATHYHELADLERTLPGVKNLNVAVREWQEEVVFLHKIVEGAADKSYGIQVARLAGVPREVVERAKEILSQLENQHLDEAGRPKIAGGRARQRVGRMQLTLFAPIEHPLMEQLRTLDLNDLTPLAALQLLEQWQQQLAAEANGGASKRKAVAK
- the fliG gene encoding flagellar motor switch protein FliG, with amino-acid sequence MNAASGNELRKAAVVLMSLPEEEAAQILAKLDSKQVEQVSIEIARIGAVSGDEQQEVIKHFADANPNALIGESGGLDVAKRLVEKAFGKSAGGTLDNVRQQIEALPFAFLQRVDSQNLLTFLIDEHPQTIALILTHVPASRAAEILKGLPQDRQLSVIRRIATMGQTNPEVIQQVERGLEKRMASVMSQSFEKAGGVESVAGILNVSDRATERMLLENLAQDDPALVEDIRRLMFVFEDLNKFSAKDIQTVLKNVETSQWALALKGASDELKEKILANMSSRAAEMLREEMGYLGQVRLSAVEQTQQQIVDVVRRLEDTGELILHADEADDQFVS
- a CDS encoding DUF1080 domain-containing protein — its product is MHRTLLMLCFAFAALTISPAVADDQWQPLFNGKDLTGWEAVDGPADAWRAEDGLLVCEGSGGGWLSTSKEFANFDLELEFKVPPGGNSGVFLRAPRQGNPAYAGMEIQVLDDYAKEYENLKPSQYTGSVYDVVAAEPRVTKKAGEWQTMRIVCDRHKVKVWVNDKQVVDADLSMHLDKIAAHPGLERNKGHIGLQNHGSRLDFRNLKIRELPQ
- a CDS encoding DUF1501 domain-containing protein, producing the protein MPHRACRNYRLTRACSRRELLRAGGASLLGLSLADLLRGRAVANDSVAGGSFGRAKRCILLFMWGGPAQQDTWDLKPLAPAEVRGEFQPIATRTPGIEICEHFPRLAQRSDHLAIIRSMTHNNVDHLRATHFLLTGQPPPVGGDFAHDWPSMGAVLARLGRGRDPLPPFVSMRPKLPNDVPRFVEESHGQFAGWLGAAYDPLSIDADPSRPDYRVGDFERPAEISVDRLDDRRALLTAIDAQRRATDESVAGMSRHYQRAFDMLNSAVGRGAFRLEDEPAELRERYGLNPHGQSVLQARRLIERDVPLVTIFWPNDGIKNVSVYWDTHSRNFVDLKERLMPVADQAFSALLDDLSQRGLLEETLVIWTGEFGRTPKIGQVNSDAGAGADGRDHWPHCFTSVLAGGGVRGGQVYGASDRFAAYPAANPVRPVDLTATAYHLLGVPSELTLQDRSGRPLVVCPGTPLHDLLV